From the genome of Longispora fulva:
GGGGCCACGGACGATCAGGCCTCGACGTTCGAGGCGGTCGAGGATGCCCGTGAGCGTCGCCGGTCGCGAGCCCACGGCGGCTCCCAGTTCTGAGGCGGTGCGCTCCACGCCATCGGCGAGGTTGCCGAGAGCGTTGATCTCTGACGCCGTCAGGTCGAGATCAGCGAGTTCTGTCATGAGCAGGTGGAGCGTCGCGTGGGTCGCGCGCTGAAGCTCAAGTATTACGGATTCGTTCATCACGATTATGAACTATACGGTTCCGTACTACCTGCCGCCACGTGTTGTCGGTCGCACCTGTCTGGCCATGGCACCTGCCGCCTGGCGACACCGTTTTCAGCGCACGCGGTGGCGCATCGAGTCTGGTCACGTGCAGCGTCGGAGATGGCGCGGGGATGACGGCGGCGTCCGGGAACGTCACATCGCGCGGGGCAGGCCGACAGGTGGCGGGGTCACCGGCAGGACAGGAGGAGGTGTCGCCGTAACTGAATGATGGGGTTGATCTTGGGGTTCAGCTCACCCGGAAGTTCGCCGGGGCGCTCATCTTCGTGCCCAAGCGGCCGAACACCTGGTAGGAGCCCTGCTCGACGAGAGCGCGGCCCTCCTTGCACGTGGACGGGCTCGACGACGTGGTGTTCCAGTCGGTGAAGAACTCCTGGCCGTCGGTGTTCGGCGCGAGGGAGACGACGTTCGTGCCGTGCAGGGCGTTGCAGTCGTCAGAGGACCAGATCCGCTTTTCGCCCTGCTTGATCTGCGCTTCCTGGGCGTCAGCGCCGAGATCGCGGGAACACGTCCGGGCGGAAGTGTTCTTGATCTTGATAAAGATGCGCAGGAACGCCGCGCTCGGCACCGGGTCCCGGTCGGTGCGCACGGTCACCGAGATCTCGTCGTCGGTGCACGGCGTCACGGCACCCTGACCGGGGACCGGCGAAGGGGTGCCCGACGGGGCCGGGGCCGAGGGGCTCGCCGTGGACGGCACGGCATCCGGGGTCGACGCCGTGGTCTTCACCGCGCCGGTCTTCTTCGGGGAAGACGGGTCCGAGCAGGCGTAGAAGGCGCCCACCAGCAAGACAAGCAGAATCGCCCCGAGCACGATGGCTCGACGCCGCCAGTAGACGGCGGGCGGTAGGGGTCCGACCGTCGATCGCATAATTCCGTCACAGTATCCGAGTCCGCGCAGGAATGCGGAATCGGCTCGCCCGGGCCCATAGCGTGGTCACCGCCCATGCCATCATCGGGGGGATGACTGCGATCGCTGCACAGGCCCTCACCTGGTACGACGAGCACGCCCGTGACCTACCCTGGCGCTCCCCCGACGCGACCCCCTGGGGCATCCTCGTCAGCGAGGTGATGCTGCAGCAGACGCCGGTCGTGCGCGTCCTGCCAGCCTGGCTCAACTGGCTCGACAAGTGGCCTACGCCGGCACACCTGGCCGCCGACACGCCAGCCGAGGCGATCCGCGCCTGGAACCGGCTCGGCTACCCGCGCCGCGCGCTGCGCCTGCACGCCTGCGCCACCGCCCTCGTGTCCCAGCACGAGGGGCAGGTGCCCGACGCCGTGGACGCGCTGCTCGCCCTGCCGGGGATCGGGGCGTACACGGCGCGGGCAGTGGCGGCGTTCGCCTTCGGGCGGCGCGAGCCGGTGGTGGACGTCAACGTGCGGCGGTTCGTCGCGCGCGCCGTGACGGGGCTCGCCGACGGCGGGGCCGCCACCACGCCCGCCGACTTCGCGCTCGTCGAGACCCTGCTGCCGGCCGAGGACGCGCCCCGGGTGTCGGCGGCGTTCATGGAACTCGGCGCGCTGGTGTGCGTGGCCAGGAGTCCGCGGTGCGCGGACTGTCCCGTGGTGCGGACCTGCGCGTGGCGGGCGGCCGGCCAGCCGGCGGCGGAAGGGCCGGGGCGCAGGCCCCAGGGGTACGCCGGGACCGATCGGCAGGTTCGGGGACTCATGATGGCGCTGCTGCGCGACGCGCGGGATCCGGTGCCACTGCGGACACTGGACGCCGTGTGGCCGGATGAGGTGCAGCGGCGGCGGGCGTTGGCCGGGTTGGTGGAGGACGGGCTGGCGTATGAGGTGGGGGCGGGGTTGTATTCGCTGCCGGTGTGAGGCTGGGGCTGGGAGCGGCGTGGTGTGCCTCACATCGCGGTCCGCCCAGCCGGCGTGGCGCTGGCGGCCCGCCGGATAGGTCCATGGCGCAGCGATTGCGGACGGCGTGCGGGCCACGCCCGGGCGGCGTGCGGAGAAGAGTGGCACGCCGAGTAAAACAGGCGGCACGCCGGGCGACATCGCCTCAGGCCAAACCCGACCTAAGATGGCGCGATGCGCCTTCCCCGTCCCCGGCGACGACTGCTCGCTACGCTGCTCGTGCTCCCCACGTTCGCGATCCTGGCCGGCTGCGGCCCCACGCCCACCCACTGGTCCGCCCCGGTGTCATCGCCGAGCGCCAGTCCCAGTCCGGTGGCCAGCGCGTCGCCCAGCCCGACCGGGTCGCCGAACCCGTTCGACGGGAAGACGCCGAAGTTCGATCCCGCGCCGCCGCCGGTGCCGATCAGTCTCGCCGGCGGGCCGACCGCGCCGCTGCTCGACCATATTCCGACCACGCAGAAGGTCGCGTTCCTGACCATCGACGACGGCTGGATCAAGAAACCGGAAGCCATCGCGCTGCTGAAGGCGTCGGGCGTACCGGTGTCGTTGTTTCTGCTCAGCCCGGCCGCGAAGGAGAATCCGGCGTACTTCAAGGAGCTCGTCGCCAACGGGGCGGTGATCGAGGCGCACACGATCAACCATCTCTCGATGCCGACGCTCGGGTACGACCGGCAGAAGCAGGAGATCTGCGGGGGCGCCGACGAACTCACGAAACTCTTCGGCACCCGGCCGACCCTGTTCCGGCCGCCATTCGGGGACTACAACCAGAACACGTTGCGCGCCGCGCACGACTGTGGGATGAAGGCCGTCCTCTACTGGAAGCAGACTGTCGACAAGGGGAAGGTCCGCTATCAGGGCGAGTGGGGGAAGATGCAACCCGGCGACATCGTGCTGATGCATTTCCGCGACGCGTACGCCGACGACTTCACCGCGGCTCTGAACGCGATGAAGGCCAACGGACTGACTCCGGCTCTCCTGGAGAACTACATTCCGTAAAGCTTGCGGAAAAAAGGGCGACGCCCCGGAAGATTTCTTCCGGGGCGTCGCCGTTGTTCTGTGACAGCCGGTATCTATTCGGCGGTCGGTTCCGTGGAGCCGAGTTCGGCGGGAACCGCGTCGGGGACCATCGGGGGCTTTTCGACGCCCTTGAACACCAGCTTCGACTGGTCGATGTTCTCGGGGTCCCCCTCGCAGTCGACGACGACGATCTGGCCGGGCTTCAGCTCGTTGTAGAGCACCCGCTCGGACAGGTTGTCCTCGATCTCGCGCTGAATGGTGCGACGCAGCGGACGCGCGCCCAGGACCGGGTCGTAGCCCTTCTTCGCCAGGTACTTCTTGGCGTTGTCGGTGAGCTCCAGCCCCATGTCCTTGTTCTTGAGCTGGTTCTCGATGCGGTGCGTCATGATGTCGACGATCTCGAGAATGTTCGGCTCGCTCAGCTGGTGGAAGACGATGGTGTCGTCGATCCGGTTGAGGAACTCGGGCCGGAAGTGCTGCTTGAGCTCGTCGTTGACCTTCGTCTTCATCCGGTCGTAGCTCGCGTCCGTGTCCTCGGACTGCTGGAAGCCCAGGGACACGGCCTTGGCCACGTCCTTGGTGCCCAGGTTCGTCGTCAGGATGATCACCGTGTTCTTGAAGTCCACGATGCGACCCTGGCCGTCCGTGAGCCGGCCGTCCTCCAGGATCTGCAGGAGCGTGTTGAACACGTCCGGGTGGGCCTTCTCGATCTCGTCGAACAGCACCACGGAGAACGGCTTGCGCCGCACCTTCTCGGTGAGCTGGCCGCCCTCGTCGTAGCCGACGTATCCGGGCGGGGCGCCGACGAGCCGGGAGACCGTGTACCGGTCGTGGAACTCGCTCATGTCGAGCTGGATCAGCGAGTCCTCGGAGCCGAACAGGAACTCGGCGAGCGCCTTGGACAGCTCGGACTTACCGACGCCGGACGGGCCGGCGAAGATGAACGAACCAGCCGGACGCTTCGGGTCCTTCAGGCCGGCCCGGGTCCGCCGGATGGCCTTCGACACGGCCTTGACCGCGTCGATCTGGCCGACGATCCGCTTGTGCAGCTCGTCCTCCATGCGGAGCAGACGGGCGGTCTCCTCCTCGGTGAGCTTGTAGACCGGGATGCCCGTCCAGTTCGCCAGGACCTCGGCGATCTGCTCGTCGTCGACCTCGCTGACGATGTCGAGGTCTCCGGCCTTCCACTCCTTCTCCCGCTGCGCCTTCTGGCCGAGCAGGGTCTTCTCCTTGTCGCGCAGCTGTGCCGCGCGCTCGAAGTCCTGCGCGTCTATCGCCGACTCCTTGTCCTTGCGGACCTGGGCGATCTTGTCGTCGAAGTCGCGGAGGTCCGGCGGAGCGGTCATCCGGCGGATCCTCATCCTGGCCCCGGCCTCGTCGATCAGGTCGATCGCCTTGTCCGGCAGGAAGCGGTCGGAGATGTACCGGTCGGCCAGCGTCGCCGCCGCCACGAGCGCCGCGTCGGTGATGGAGATGCGGTGGTGCGCCTCATACCGGTCGCGGAGGCCCTTGAGGATCTCGATGGTGTGCGCCAGGGACGGCTCGGCGACCTGGATGGGCTGGAAACGGCGCTCGAGAGCGGCGTCCTTCTCCAGGTGCTTGCGGTACTCGTCGAGCGTGGTCGCACCGATCGTCTGCAGCTCACCCCGGGCGAGCATGGGCTTGAGGATGGAGGCCGCGTCGATCGCGCCCTCGGCGGCACCAGCACCCACCAGGGTGTGGATCTCGTCGATGAACAGGATGATGTCGCCCCGGGTGCGGATCTCCTTGAGCACCTTCTTCAGGCGCTCCTCGAAGTCACCCCGGTACCGCGAGCCGGCGACCAGGGCGCCCAGGTCGAGCGTGTAGAGCTGCTTGTCCTTGAGCGTCTCGGGCACCTCGCCCTTGACGATCTTCTGGGCGAGCCCCTCGACGGCCGCGGTCTTACCGACACCCGGCTCGCCGATCAGGACGGGGTTGTTCTTGGTCCGGCGGGACAGGACCTGCATGACCCGCTCGATTTCCTTCTCCCGGCCGATCACCGGGTCGAGCTTGCCCTCGCGGGCGGCCTGGGTCAGGTTACGGCCGAACTGGTCGAGGACCAGGGAGGTGGACGGGGCAGCCTCGGTCGTGGTGCCGGCGGCGGCCGGCTCCTTGCCCTGGTAGCCGGAGAGCAGCTGGATGACCTGCTGGCGGACCCTGTTGAGGTCGGCGCCCAGCTTGACCAGCACCTGGGCTGCGACGCCCTCGCCCTCGCGGATCAGGCCGAGCAGGATGTGCTCGGTGCCGATGTAGTTGTGCCCCAGCTGCAGTGCCTCGCGCAGTGACAGCTCGAGGACCTTCTTGGCCCGCGGCGTGAACGGGATGTGCCCGCTCGGCGCCTGCTGTCCCTGCCCGATGATCTCCTCGACCTGCTGGCGAACGCCCTCGAGGGAGATACCGAGGCTCTCCAACGCCTTGGCTGCAACGCCCTCACCCTCATGGATGAGGCCGAGCAGGATGTGCTCGGTGCCAATGTAGTTGTGGTTGAGCATCCGGGCTTCTTCTTGAGCCAGGACGACAACCCGCCGCGCGCGGTCAGTGAACCTCTCGAACATTCCTCGTGCTCCTCACGTGCGCGGTGGCACCGTGTGGGTCCCCGAACACCTCTTGGTATCCGTGCCCTTACTCTATCGCCCGCCCCTGACTGTTCAGGGGTAGCGCCGGTCGGGTCGGGGCGCACACCCGGGTACGACCGTCACGTTTGCCCTAACCAACGGCGTTCTGGAGCTGTTCCCGCAGCTTGAGCGCTACGCCAAGAGCGAAATACCGCCCGGACACGCAGCCGGCCCGACCCCGGGTACCAGGGGTCGGGCCGGGCGGGAACGCGAAGATCAGCGGCCGGCCTGCGCGTTGTACAGGTCGACGATGTCCTGGGAGATACGCCCACGACTGGAGACCTTGTGGCCGTTACGCACGGCCCAGTCACGAATGGCCTTGTTCTGCTCACGGTCATTCGCACCACTGGTCCGGGCACCAGTGGTGACCTGCCGGGTGGCAGGACGGCCGGCGCCGGCGCGCTGCCGACGACCAGCGGTGATGTACTTCGCCAAGGACTCGCGAAGCACCTTTGCGTTTTCACTGGACAAGTCGATGATGTAGCTGGCCCCGTCAAGGCCGAAGCTCACCGTCTCGTCGGCTGGACCCGAGTCGAGGTCATCGACGAGGACCACGTGCACCTTCTGTGCCACGGTTTTCCCCTTCTTTCCCAACAAATTAAAAGAAAGATAGCCCACGGTACGGGAAAAGAAAAGCCGCTAGCACTATTCCTTTACTCTGGCTTAACCATGGGGAACAGGATGGTCTCCCGGATGCCGAGACCGGTCAGAGCCATCAGCAGTCTGTCAATACCCATCCCCATACCACCCATGGGTGGCATTCCATACTCCATGGCGCGGAGAAAGTCCTCGTCGAGTTGCATGGCCTCGTCATCTCCCTTGGCGCCGAGCAGGGCCTGGGCGACGAGTCTTTCGCGCTGGACAACCGGGTCGACGAGCTCCGAATACGCCGTACCCAATTCGAACCCTTGTACGTACAAGTCCCACTTCTCCGTGAGGCCCGGCTCCGTACGGTGCGCGCGGGTCAGGGGGCTGGTCTCCTCGGGGTAATCGCGCACGAAAGTCGGCGCGATCAGGCCCGGAACCACCAGCTCCTCGAACAGCTCCTCCGCGAGCTTTCCGGGGCCCCACAAGGGGTCCACGTGCAGGTCGTGCGCCTCGGCGTACTTCACCAACTCCGGATACGGAGTGCGGATCGTGACCTCGGCACCCAGCGCCTCGGATAGCGAGCCGAAAAGCGTGATTTCCCGCCAATTCCCGCCGAGGTCGTGTTCGGTGCCGTCATGATGCGTCACGACGTGGCCACCGAATACGGAGTACGCGGCGTTCTGAACGAATCCCCTGGTCAGATCAGCCATGGTGTTGTAATCGCCATACGCCTCGTAGGCTTCCAACATCGCAAACTCAGGTGAATGAGAGGAGTCAGCTCCTTCATTACGGAAGTTTCTGTTGATCTCGAAGACCTTGTCGATTCCGCCGACCATCGCCCGCTTGAGGTACAGCTCGGGGGCGATCCGCAGATAAAGGTCAATGTCGAGCGCGTTGGAGTGCGTCTTGAACGGCCGCGCCGTCGCCCCGCCGTGCATCTGCTGGAGCATCGGCGTCTCGATCTCGACGAAGTCCCGCGCGTGCAGGAAGTCGCGGATCGACCGGACCGTGCCCGAGCGCACCCGGACGACCTCGCGGGCCTCCGGACGCACGATCAGGTCGACGTACCGCTGTCGGATCCGCGTCTCTTCACCCATCGGCTTGTGCGCGACGGGCAGCGGACGCAGTGACTTCGCCGTGATCACGAAGCGCTCGACCATGATCGACAACTCGCCGCGGCGGCTGGTCGCGACATCGCCCTCGACGCCGACCAGGTCGCCGAGGTCCACGACGCGCTTCCACTGCTCAAGGGCGTCCGCACCGACCTTGTCCAGGGACAACATCGCCTGCAACTCGGTGCCGTCGCCGTCGCGGAGCGTCGCGAAGCACAGCTTCCCGGTGTTCCGCACGAAGATCACCCGGCCCGTGACCGAAGCCCGCTCACCGGCCGCCGTGTCGGGCGGCAGATCCGGATAGAGAGCCTTCAACTTGGCCAGCGTCGTCGTCCGTGGGAAACTCACCGGATACGGCTCGATACCGTCAGCGAGCAACTTGGCTCGCTTCTCGTGACGAATCCGCAACTGCTCGGGCAGGTCATCGAAGTCTTGCTGGAGGACGGGCTTGGTCACGGCAACACCTTTCTTGTATGCAACAAAGGGTATAGGTTCGCCTCCGATGGACGCCTTCGACTTGTCACGCCAGGCCAGATCCTTCGGGCCCGTGGCAGATCTCTATGACCGGATCCGCCCCTCCTACCCGGCCGAGGCCGCGGCCTGGCTCCTCGGCCCGGCACCCATGAAGGTCGTCGACCTCGGCGCCGGTACCGGCATCTTCAGCCGCGTGCTGGCCAACGCCGGCCACGAGGTCATCGCGGTGGAACCCGACGCGGCGATGCGGTCGCGGATCGGCAGCGGGATCACGGCGCTCGAGGGCAGCGCCGAACGCATCCCGTTACCCGACGCCTCTGTGGACGCCGTCGTCGCCGCCCAGGCGTACCACTGGTTCCACCATGACGAGGCGCATCCCGAGATCGCGCGGGTCCTCCGCAATGGAGGCGTCTTCGGTCCGATCTGGAACATCCGCGACGAGTCCGTCGACTGGGTCGCCGCCATCTCGAAGATCGCCGAATCCGAGGCGCAGCGCGTGTTGCACTCGCCGCAGCCGGGTTTCGGCCAGCACTTCCACCCGGCCGAGCGGGCCACCTTCCGGCACTCCGTGCACCACACCACCGACACCCTGGTCACCCTCACCCGGAGCCGGTCCTACTACCTGACCGCCACCCCCGAGCGACAGGCCGAGGTGGAGGCGGAGCTGCGCGACCTGACCACGGGGCTCGACGAACCGTTCGAGTTGCCGTACATCACCGTGGCGTTGCGGACGCGCAGGCTGCCGCGCTAGCCGCCGTCAGGGGCGGGTGCGTTCCCAGACCATCCGCAGGCCGATCAGGGTCAGCGACGGCTCGTGGTGCGTCACCGTCTCGCACTCCTCGATCACCACGGGGGCGAGTCCCCCGGTCGCGATCACGGCGGTGACGGAGCCGCCGAGTTCGGCCACCATCCGATGGATCATGCCGTCCACCTGGGCGGCGAAGCCGTACACCAGGCCGGACTGCAGGCACTCGACGGTGTTCTTGCCGATCACGGAACGCGGGCGCACCGGCTCGACCTTGCGGAGCTGGGCCGCGCGCGCGGCGAGGGCGTCGATCGAGATCTCGATGCCGGGGGCGAAGGCGCCGCCCATGAACTCGCCCTTCGGGCCGACCACGTCGAAGTTCGTCGCGGTGCCGAAGTCGACGACGATCGAAGGACCGCCATACAACTGGTACGCGGCCAGCGTGTTCACCACCCGGTCGGAGCCCACCTCCTTCGGGTTGTCGATCGACAACGGCACGCCGGTGCGCACCCCGGGCTCGACGACCACCGCCGGCACGCCGCCGAAGTGCCGGTCGAGCATCCAGCGGAGCTCACGCAGGGCCTGCGGCACCGACGAGCACGCGACCACGCCCGTGACCTGCACGGAGTCGGCGGCGAGCAGGCCGCGGTACACCAGTGCGAGTTCGTCGGCCGTCGAGCGCGAGTCCGTCTTGATCCGCCACGAGTGCACCAGCCGCTCGCCGTCGAACGTCGCGAGGACCGTGTTGGTGTTCCCCACATCGATGGCGAGCAGCATCTTCGATTACCTCCGCAGGTCGAGTGCGATGTCCATGATGGGCGAGGAGTGCGTGAGCGCTCCGACCGACAGGTAGTCCACGCCGGTCTCGGCGTACGGGCGCACTCTATCGAGCGTGAGGTTCCCCGTGGCCTCCAACTCGGCCCGGTCGCCGACGGCCGCGACCACCTCGCCGATCAACTCCGGGGACATGTTGTCCAGCAGCAGGAACGTCGCGCCGACCCCGACGGCCTCGACCGCCTCCGCGAGCGTGGTGACCTCCACCTGCACCGGCACGTCGGGGAACTGCTCGCGCACCCTGCGGTACGCCTCGGCGACCGAGCCCGCGGCCAGCTTGTGGTTGTCCTTGATCATGGCCACGTCGTAGAGGCCCATGCGCTTGTTGGAACCGCCGCCGACCCGGACGGCGTACTTCTCCAGCGCGCGCAGGCCCGGGGTGGTCTTGCGGGTGTCGAGGACCACGCATTTGGTACCGACCAGGGCGTCCGCCCAGGCGCGGGTGTGGGTGGCCACCCCGGACATCCGGCAGAGCAGGTTCAGCGCGGTCCGCTCGGCGGTCAGGAGCGCGCGGGTCGGGCCGGTGAGGGTGGCGAGCACCGTGCCCGCCGGTACCCGGTCGCCCTCGGCCACGTGCAACTCGACCTCGACGGGGCCGACCGCCTGGAACACCGCGATGGCCACCTCCAGCCCCGCGACGACGCCGTCGGCCCGGGCGACCAGCTCGGCCACGTCGGTCTGGTCGGCGGGGATCGTGGCCACGGAGGTGACGTCGAGCCCTGCGGGGCCCAGGTCCTCCGCCAGCGCGGTCGCGATCACGCGGTCGATGTCGGCCCTCATTGTTCCTCCGGTTCACTCAGCCTCGCGGCAGGCCTCGCGGACCCGCTCGCGGATGCGTTCACAGTGCTTCCCAGGTCGCGGTGTCCAGCCCGAGCAGCACGTGCCCGAGGAAGTCGGGGCTGGCGTCGGGGAAGTCCTCCCGCCAGTGGCAGCCCCGGGTCTCCCTGCGCATCGTCGCCGCCCGCAGCAGACCCGAGGCCACGGTCAGCAGGTTCGTCGCCTCCCACGTCACGTTACGCGGCCGGCCGGCCCGCCCGGACAGTTCCTGGACGGTCGCCGTCGCGCTGGCCAGCGAGTCCTCGCTGCGGAGCACGCCGGCGTGCCGGGTCATCGCCCGCTGCAGTTCGCCCTTGACCGACTCGTCGATCACCTTCTGCTCGGCCCCGCCGAACACCGGGTCGGACTGCGGGGGCAGGTCGGCGGCGATGTCCGCCGCGATCCGCTTGGCGAACACCAGGCCCTCGAGCAGGGAGTTCGAGGCGAGCCGGTTCGCGCCGTGCACGCCGGTGCACGCGACCTCGCCGCACGCGTACAGGCCGGGGATGCTGGTCCGGCCGTGCAGGTCGGTCCGCACCCCGCCCGAGGCGTAGTGCGCGGCCGGGGCGACCGGGATCAGGTCCGTGGTGGGCTCGATGCCGGCCTCGCGGCAGTACGCCGTGATGGTCGGGAACCGCTCCGGCAGCCGCTCGACGTGCCGGGCGTCCAGCCAGACATGGTCGGAGCCCTCGGCGTGCATCACCCGGGTGATGGCCTTGGCGACGATGTCGCGGGGAGCCAGCTCGTTGAGCTCGTGCCGGCCGACCATGAACCGCTCGCCGGCCCCGTCGCGCAGGTACGCGCCGGCGCCGCGGAGCGCCTCGCTGACCAGGGGCTGCTGGGCGCGCGAGCCCGGCAGGTACAGGGAAGTGGGGTGGAACTGCACGAATTCGAGGTCGGTGACCGCGGCGCCGGCCCGCAGCGCGACGGCGACCCCGTCGCCCGTGGACACCTCGGGATTGGTGGTGACGCTGAAGATCTGGCCCAGTCCGCCGGTCGCGAGGACCACGGCCCTGGCCAGGATCGCGCCGACGCCGTCCTCGGTGCCCTCGCCGAGGACGTGCAGGGTGATGCCGCAGGCCCGCCCCGCGGCGTCCTTCAACAGGTCGAGGACGAGAGCGTGCTCGACCAGGCGGATCCACGGGTCGCGGCGCACCGCCCGGTGCAGCGCCCGCTGCACCTCGGCCCCGGTCGCGTCGCCCCCGGCGTGCACGATCCGGTCGGCGTGGTGGCCGCCCTCGCGGGTCAGCATCAGAGAGCCGTCCGGGTGCCGGTCGAACTGGGCCCCGAACCGGATCAGTTCCTTGACCCGGGCCGGGCCCTCCTCGGTGAGCACCCGCACGGACTCCGGGTCGCACAGCCCGACCCCGGCGACCTGGGTGTCGAGGGCGTGCGCCTCCGGGGTGTCCAGCGGGTCGAGCACGGCGGCGATCCCGCCCTGGGCCCAACGGGTCGAACCGTCGTCGATATTCACCTTGGTGACCACGGTGACGTGGTGGCCGGCCTCGCGGAGTTGCAGGGCCACGGTCAGTCCGGCGATGCCCGTCCCGACGACCAGGACGTCGGTGGTTTCCACCCAGCCGGGCTCGGGGGCCTGCAGTCTGTGCATGCACACAGTGAACGCCACAGGCCCGCCGACGTACTGACCGGGGTCTTAACCGGCCAGGGGGACCGGCTTGTCCCCGAGGCCCTTGACACTGGCCGTGAGCTTCTTGTTATCCAGGGTGGTCACGAAGCAGCGGTAGGTCGCCCTTCCCCTGCCGACAGTGCGGACGGACGGCCCCCAGGAGGTGACGTCCAGGCTCCGGTTCTCCTCGAACGTCCGCTGGTCCCAGCCGAGGAAATCGGTGACGGACTTCTGGCATCCGGCCGAGACGACCTTGTCCAGCTCCACCCTGCTCTCCGGGTGGTAGTCGGAGGCCACCGAGAAGAGGCCGGCGAACTCGAGGTCGTGGGGGGCCGAACAGTCGCCCCGGTAGACGTAGTCCTTGGCGACCTTGTCGCCGCAGGTGATGGCCAGCGGTCCCGGCGTGGCCAGCGCCCCGCGCAGTGAGGACTTCCGGGTCACCAGGGCGGGGAAGGCCGCCGAGCCGATCTCGGCGACGTCGCAGGCGAACCAGCGCGCCTTGCCGGACATCTCGTCCGCCGCTTGCACGTAAGAGTTGAGGCCGATCCGGTGCGCCTGGTGTCGCCCGCCGAGGTAGTCATCGGCCCGCGAGGCGCAGATCTCGCCCATCTCCTTGTCGCCGGTCTCCTCGGTCCAGTTGGTGGAGTACACGCCGACGTAGACCGTCTCCATCTCGTGGGGCTCGGCGCACTTCACCCTCCGGCCGGTGTGCTCGGCGGGGAAACCATCCGATCCCGCGTCCGGCGTGCCCGCCTTGGCAGCGTGGCGGCACTCGCCGGCCACCGGGGTGACCGAGCTGTCGTCCGGGTTCAGCCCGTTGGCCAATCCACCCAGAACTATAGTTCCACCACAAGATAGGACAAGGAAGGCGCCGATGATGACGGCAATCAGTCTCGCGTTCACGGCGCGGGAGCCTACGCGGCCGTTCGCCGTCCGCGCAGCCCCGTTTTCCGGCCCGGGTCCGACGCGTCTTTTCGGGCCGGGTGCGATGCGCCACAGACCCTCCCCGGACGCCCCGGGCAGACCTCATACTTGCGTCGACCGGTACCCCAACCAGGACTGGATCGCCAGATGAACGTAGAACGCCCTGGCCGCCTCCGGGTCGGCATAGTCGGGGCCGGCCGGGTCGGCGCCGTCCTCGGGGCAGCGCTGGAACGCGCCGGGCACCACGTCGTCGCGGCCTCGGCCGTGTCGTCGGCCTCCCGGTCACGGGTCGAGCGGCTGTTGCCCGCCGCGGAGATCCTGACCCCCGACGAGGTGGTCGCGCGGGTGGATCTCGCGCTGCTGGCCGTACCCGATGATGTTCTTCCGAAGCTCGTCGAGGCCCTGGAGTTTCCCGCCGGGCAGATCGTCGCGCACACCGCCGGCACCCACGGCCTGACCGTGCTGGTCCCCGCCGCCCGCCGGGGCGCGCTGCCGCTGGCCCTGCACCCTGTGATGACGTTCACGAACCGGGCGGAGGACCTCGACCGGCTCGAGGGGATCTCCTGGGGGATCACCGCCCCCGACGAGCTGCGGTTCGTCGCGGAGGCGCTGGTCCTGGAGCTGGGCGGGGAGCCGGAGTTCGTCGCGGAGGCCGACCGGCCGCTGTACCACGCCGCGCTCGTGCACGGCTCCAACCACCTGGTCACCCTCGTCAACGAGGCGATGGACCTGCTGCGCGGCTCCGGTGTCACCCACCCCGAGCGGATGCTCGGCCCGCTGCTGTCCGCCGCGCTCGACAACACGCTGCGGCTCGGCGACGCCGCGCTCACCGGGCCGGTGGTCCGGGGCGACGCCGGCACCGTGGCCAGCCATCTCGCGGCGCTGGGCGCCCACGCGCCCGACTCGGTCGCCGCCT
Proteins encoded in this window:
- a CDS encoding MarR family winged helix-turn-helix transcriptional regulator; this encodes MNESVILELQRATHATLHLLMTELADLDLTASEINALGNLADGVERTASELGAAVGSRPATLTGILDRLERRGLIVRGPRQGDRRAVQISLTPQGDQTAALIRRALTDIEDRTLAGIPADAVAGAGVVLRALTGAAR
- a CDS encoding A/G-specific adenine glycosylase — translated: MTAIAAQALTWYDEHARDLPWRSPDATPWGILVSEVMLQQTPVVRVLPAWLNWLDKWPTPAHLAADTPAEAIRAWNRLGYPRRALRLHACATALVSQHEGQVPDAVDALLALPGIGAYTARAVAAFAFGRREPVVDVNVRRFVARAVTGLADGGAATTPADFALVETLLPAEDAPRVSAAFMELGALVCVARSPRCADCPVVRTCAWRAAGQPAAEGPGRRPQGYAGTDRQVRGLMMALLRDARDPVPLRTLDAVWPDEVQRRRALAGLVEDGLAYEVGAGLYSLPV
- a CDS encoding polysaccharide deacetylase family protein, producing MRLPRPRRRLLATLLVLPTFAILAGCGPTPTHWSAPVSSPSASPSPVASASPSPTGSPNPFDGKTPKFDPAPPPVPISLAGGPTAPLLDHIPTTQKVAFLTIDDGWIKKPEAIALLKASGVPVSLFLLSPAAKENPAYFKELVANGAVIEAHTINHLSMPTLGYDRQKQEICGGADELTKLFGTRPTLFRPPFGDYNQNTLRAAHDCGMKAVLYWKQTVDKGKVRYQGEWGKMQPGDIVLMHFRDAYADDFTAALNAMKANGLTPALLENYIP
- a CDS encoding ATP-dependent Clp protease ATP-binding subunit; this translates as MFERFTDRARRVVVLAQEEARMLNHNYIGTEHILLGLIHEGEGVAAKALESLGISLEGVRQQVEEIIGQGQQAPSGHIPFTPRAKKVLELSLREALQLGHNYIGTEHILLGLIREGEGVAAQVLVKLGADLNRVRQQVIQLLSGYQGKEPAAAGTTTEAAPSTSLVLDQFGRNLTQAAREGKLDPVIGREKEIERVMQVLSRRTKNNPVLIGEPGVGKTAAVEGLAQKIVKGEVPETLKDKQLYTLDLGALVAGSRYRGDFEERLKKVLKEIRTRGDIILFIDEIHTLVGAGAAEGAIDAASILKPMLARGELQTIGATTLDEYRKHLEKDAALERRFQPIQVAEPSLAHTIEILKGLRDRYEAHHRISITDAALVAAATLADRYISDRFLPDKAIDLIDEAGARMRIRRMTAPPDLRDFDDKIAQVRKDKESAIDAQDFERAAQLRDKEKTLLGQKAQREKEWKAGDLDIVSEVDDEQIAEVLANWTGIPVYKLTEEETARLLRMEDELHKRIVGQIDAVKAVSKAIRRTRAGLKDPKRPAGSFIFAGPSGVGKSELSKALAEFLFGSEDSLIQLDMSEFHDRYTVSRLVGAPPGYVGYDEGGQLTEKVRRKPFSVVLFDEIEKAHPDVFNTLLQILEDGRLTDGQGRIVDFKNTVIILTTNLGTKDVAKAVSLGFQQSEDTDASYDRMKTKVNDELKQHFRPEFLNRIDDTIVFHQLSEPNILEIVDIMTHRIENQLKNKDMGLELTDNAKKYLAKKGYDPVLGARPLRRTIQREIEDNLSERVLYNELKPGQIVVVDCEGDPENIDQSKLVFKGVEKPPMVPDAVPAELGSTEPTAE
- a CDS encoding histone-like nucleoid-structuring protein Lsr2, with amino-acid sequence MAQKVHVVLVDDLDSGPADETVSFGLDGASYIIDLSSENAKVLRESLAKYITAGRRQRAGAGRPATRQVTTGARTSGANDREQNKAIRDWAVRNGHKVSSRGRISQDIVDLYNAQAGR